One Branchiostoma floridae strain S238N-H82 chromosome 15, Bfl_VNyyK, whole genome shotgun sequence DNA window includes the following coding sequences:
- the LOC118431870 gene encoding complement component C6-like: MRCMFRLLVLAAVIAVLTVPSDGWRRRRRRRAPPPPPPPVHCQVGGWSPWSTCSRSCEGGNQARTRAITRHPAHGGRACPTLRQSRACNLQTCPIDCIVGTFGNWTRCDPCERKEERDRLVLRPTQFKGHGCPADLHETRPCVTNEPCPPKDSCRENEFTCQNMRCIPQLQTCNGDNDCGDFSDERQCDRIFDVCDGQDFDAIPNIAFAGSGYNILSGEVAGKVLENRLYGGTCNTVYSGDHGKSFRLPENLQNYRFQVLADNSFAATAYNSAEEYYRETRSNSQRNVKVGGSGSFFVIKASGGVSHSQSRMTHEVIESAQKIDSKYFKVVNTVELAQFKMRRNGLNPSDIFLRRMKDLPVYYNYLDYSFLIEDFGTHYFSSGSLGGQYEYVYRYSRADLSHSGLTEEEQKSCLSAEAKASFFSFSGSSSGSRCKENALSQRNSGSFTLSASESFSHVKGGSSESAGQLAFANGPNPQKYEAWIQDVKRNPAIISYEITPISELLVGIPYADIKRRNMEKALVEYLHFYHSCKCNSCQNNGQAIMIGTECVCVCKAGTYGISCELGTQVDNVGTAVHGNWACWGSWAPCSKSCGSGQRVRRRTCSNPTPRNNGQTCPGQDSETETCNSQPCLTQCQPGYYSRTGYAPCRACPAGAFQTLPGQKSCLDCPRGTTTGRSASVLFEHCVEDDESEDTHSVGVHGSRGSHGHAGSAEGSRPGSRPGSRPDRTGGFGSRGTNASYSDGASAVSSGSAGRGVVETDRVRDTVRIPEEEDEETVRIPDEDRVRDTVRIPEEDEDTVRISDEDRVRDTVRIPGEDRVRDTVRIPYEEEDDPTEPPSTNPRRHHHGSSSASSGGGRQHAEEDPEPADGNERSTESPTESESAAAALPARPGAETSSTDADTSPADPDDVISSVLDTWRNNDDDYYDY, encoded by the exons ATGAGGTGCATGTTTCGCCTGCTGGTGTTGGCGGCGGTGATTGCCGTCCTGACCGTGCCGTCTGACGGCTGGCGGCGGCGGAGAAGGAGACGTGCCCCGCCGCCACCTCCTCCTCCCGTCCACTGCCAAGTAGGGGGGTGGTCTCCCTGGTCCACATGTTCCAG ATCTTGTGAGGGCGGCAACCAGGCCCGGACCCGCGCCATTACCCGGCATCCCGCGCACGGCGGAAGGGCGTGTCCCACTCTGCGCCAATCACGAGCCTGCAATCTGCAGACTTGTCCCATCGACTGCATTGTGGGAACGTTTGGGAACTGGACACGGTGCGACCCCTGTGAGAGGAAGGAG GAGCGGGACCGGCTGGTGCTCAGGCCCACCCAGTTTAAGGGGCACGGTTGTCCCGCCGACCTGCACGAGACCCGCCCCTGCGTCACGAACGAGCCCTGCCCGCCTAAGGACAGCTGTAGGGAGAACGAGTTCACATGCCAAAACA TGCGGTGCATCCCGCAGCTCCAGACGTGCAATGGTGATAACGACTGTGGGGACTTCTCCGACGAGCGGCAGTGTGACCGGATCTTTGACGTGTGTGACGGACAGGACTTCGACGCCATCCCCAACATTGCGTTCGCTGGCAGCGG gtACAACATCCTGTCAGGAGAGGTTGCCGGGAAGGTTCTGGAGAACAGACTGTACGGCGGCACGTGTAACACTGTCTACAGCGGAGACCACGGCAAGAGCTTCCGCCTCCCCGAAAACCTGCAGAACTACCGCTTCCAA GTTCTCGCTGATAACTCCTTCGCGGCCACGGCGTACAACAGCGCGGAGGAATATTACCGCGAGACGAGGTCCAACTCCCAGCGGAACGTGAAGGTTGGCGGGTCGGGCAGCTTCTTCGTCATCAAGGCGAGTGGCGGTGTGTCGCACAGCCAGTCCCGCATGACTCACGAAGTCATCGAGTCCGCGCAGAAAATAGACTCCAAGTACTTCAAAG TGGTGAACACCGTCGAGCTGGCTCAGTTCAAGATGCGCAGAAACGGACTAAACCCATCCGACATTTTCCTGCGGCGAATGAAGGACTTACCTGTGTACTACAACTACCTGGACTACAG CTTCCTTATTGAGGACTTCGGCACGCACTACTTTTCCTCGGGCAGTCTGGGTGGACAGTATGAGTACGTTTACCGGTACAGCAGGGCTGACTTGTCACATTCTG GTCTCACCGAGGAGGAGCAGAAATCGTGTCTGAGTGCCGAAGCTAAGGCCTCATTCTTCAGCTTCTCCGGCAGCAGCAGCGGCAGCAGGTGCAAAGAAAACGCGCTTTCCCAGAGGAACAGCG GAAGTTTCACCCTGTCGGCGTCCGAGTCCTTCTCCCATGTGAAGGGCGGCTCGTCTGAGTCTGCCGGCCAGCTGGCCTTCGCTAACGGTCCCAACCCGCAAAAGTACGAGGCGTGGATCCAGGACGTCAAGCGGAACCCTGCCATCATCAGCTATGAG ATCACGCCCATCTCTGAACTCCTGGTCGGCATCCCGTACGCGGACATCAAGCGGCGGAACATGGAGAAGGCTCTGGTGGAGTACCTGCACTTCTACCACTCCTGCAAGTGTAACTCCTGCCAGAACAACGGCCAGGCCATCATGATCGGCACGGAGTGCGTCTGCGTCTGCAAGGCGGGAACCTACGGGATCTCTTGCGAACTGGGCACGCAGGTGGATAACGTCG GTACTGCTGTTCACGGGAATTGGGCGTGCTGGGGCTCCTGGGCGCCGTGCAGTAAGTCCTGCGGGTCGGGACAGCGGGTCCGCCGCCGAACCTGCAGCAACCCCACCCCCCGGAACAACGGTCAGACCTGCCCCGGACAGGACTCCGAGACAGAGACCTGTAACTCACAGCCATGCCTGA CACAATGCCAGCCGGGGTACTACTCCCGTACCGGGTACGCGCCCTGCAGGGCATGTCCAGCCGGCGCCTTCCAGACCCTGCCCGGCCAGAAGTCATGCCTGGACTGCCCCCGCGGGACAACCACCGGCCGATCCGCATCAGTCCTGTTCGAACACTGTGTTGAAG ATGATGAATCAGAAGACACACACTCAGTCGGCGTCCACGGTTCGCGTGGTTCCCATGGACACGCCGGGTCAGCAGAGGGGTCACGACCTGGGTCACGACCTGGGTCCAGGCCAGATAGGACGGGAGGCTTTGGCTCAAGAGGCACTAATGCTAGCTATAGTGATGGGGCAAGTGCGGTATCTAGTGGCTCGGCTGGTAGAGGAGTAGTTGAAACAGACAGGGTTAGGGACACGGTTAGGAtaccagaagaagaagatgaagaaaccGTTAGGATACCAGATGAGGATAGGGTTAGGGATACTGTTAGGATACCTGAAGAAGATGAGGACACGGTGAGGATATCAGATGAGGATAGGGTTAGGGATACTGTTAGGATACCAGGTGAAGACAGGGTTAGGGACACAGTTAGGATACCATATGAAGAGGAGGATGATCCAACAGAGCCACCATCCACCAATCCCCGTCGACACCACCACGGATCGTCTTCGGCATCCTCCGGAGGCGGTCGGCAACATGCCGAAGAGGACCCGGAACCTGCCGACGGTAATGAGAGAAGTACCGAATCTCCAACGGAGAGTGAATCTGCTGCTGCTGCCTTACCAGCTCGTCCTGGTGCTGAAACGTCATCAACTGATGCTGACACGTCACCAGCTGatcctgatgacgtcatctcaAGCGTTCTAGACACCTGGAGAAACAACGATGATGACTACTATGATTATTAG